The Candidatus Bathyarchaeota archaeon genomic interval TTGCCGCTGTTTCGGCTGCCTCGGGGCTTTGGCAGCAAATCTACATAAACACTACGCTTCTGGGTATCGGAGAACGGGCAGGCAACGCTGAAACAGAAAAAGTCCTGCTAAACCTGTATTTGCACTTCGGCGTAAAAAAGTACGCTGACAAACTTAAAAACCTAAAAGCTGCCGCCGATTACCTCAGTGAAGTCACAGGCATCAACGTCCCCGCAAAAGTAGCAATCGTCGGTAAATACAGCTTCGCACACGAATCCGGTATCCATACCTACGCTGTACTGGTTGACCCCCAGACCTACGAGCCCTACCCACCCGAACTCGTCGGCAACACGAGACGCTTATCGGTGGGGAAGCAATCGGGAAAAAACATCATCAAACACAAAATCATCGAGTTAACCGGAAAATGTCCCACCGACGAAACCTTAACCGCTTGTGTTCAAACGATAAAAGCTGTCTATGCGAAGGGCAAACGCAAATCACTAAGTGATGAGGAATTCAAAAAGATAATTGAGAATCTCAACAAAAAACCTAAACCGCCTGTTAATCGGGACTGTATAGTTTTGGAGCACTGTGTTAGCTCCAGCTAGCAGATGGTATCTATAGCTGGCAGGCGATATCCACTTCTCCCTGCTCAAAGGCGGCTTCTCCGGTTTTTTCAATGCGGCAGTAATTGGCTATGGTTAGGAGTTGTTGGAGTCTAGTTATTGTCAGATGTGGTTTTATGTTCGGGTTGGTTTTTGGTCGACGCTTGATGTGCACAGAGGTCATGCCTGCCTTTTTTGAGCCAAACACATCTGTTTCGAGTGTATCGCCTACAAACAGGGCTCGGTTGGGTTTCACTCTCAAATATCGAAGTGCCATGCTGAAAATCTGCGGATGCGGCTTGCGTAGGTTAATGTCTCCGCTGACCACGATAACGTCGAGGAAATCTTTGAGTTGGTATTCGTCGAGGAGTTCCCAGGCACATTCTGAAAAGGAAAGGTTCGATATTAAACCTGTTTTGTACCTTTTGTGGAGCGGCTCCAATACATCCAGGGCTTGGGGGTCGAGGGTTAAGTGCCGTTTGAATTCTTTGGAGAACTCATCAGTTGCATCCAACACTACATATTGTTCATCTTTGAGTTTTGCGCCCAA includes:
- a CDS encoding HAD family hydrolase, translated to MTYAAKTTQNKTGENKPIRMQPQPVIDAVLFDLFDTLVLIDDEHESYIQSLKKTHQHLTHNGLNATFDVFKNAFFKAVDSIENQTAISLEEPHFSLYIEQALTVLGAKLKDEQYVVLDATDEFSKEFKRHLTLDPQALDVLEPLHKRYKTGLISNLSFSECAWELLDEYQLKDFLDVIVVSGDINLRKPHPQIFSMALRYLRVKPNRALFVGDTLETDVFGSKKAGMTSVHIKRRPKTNPNIKPHLTITRLQQLLTIANYCRIEKTGEAAFEQGEVDIACQL